A single genomic interval of Schistocerca americana isolate TAMUIC-IGC-003095 chromosome 2, iqSchAmer2.1, whole genome shotgun sequence harbors:
- the LOC124594401 gene encoding MAGE-like protein 2, whose translation MARPVQCRSATLVAVLLAVAGGARGGGFLGHSAFEPIEEHSSVFHEAPSPPQVKVIRVPVPQPVPVAVPQQVQRVHVPVTRTVQVERERPYPVYVEKRVPVPVDKPYPITVKKPVAVPVPKPYPVRVPVYKHVYHNIGGGGGHGHGW comes from the exons ATGGCCCGCCCG GTGCAGTGTAGGAGCGCGACGCTGGTGGCTGTGCTGCTGGCCGTGGCCGGCGGCGCGCGCGGCGGCGGCTTCCTGGGCCACAGCGCCTTCGAGCCGATCGAGGAGCACTCGAGCGTGTTCCACGAGGCGCCGTCGCCGCCGCAGGTGAAGGTGATCCGCGTGCCGGTTCCTCAGCCCGTGCCCGTGGCCGTGCCGCa GCAGGTGCAGCGCGTCCACGTGCCCGTGACGCGCACCGTGCAGGTGGAGCGCGAGCGGCCCTACCCCGTCTACGTGGAGAAGCGCGTGCCCGTGCCCGTCGACAAGCCCTACCCCATCACCGTCAAGAAGCCGGTCGCCGTGCCGGTGCCCAAGCCGTACCCCGTCAGGGTGCCCGTCTACAAGCACGTCTACCACAACATCGGAGGCGGCGGCGGCCACGGCCACGGCTGGTGA